The Longimicrobium sp. genomic sequence GAGAAAGACGATGCAGAGACGCGCAGTGTGGCTGGCGGCGCTGGCGCTCGTGGCCGCGGCGCCCACGGCGGCGCAGGACCCGGCGGCCGAGTTCGACCGGGCGTACGCGCGCTTCGCCGAGGCGTACCGGCGGGCGGACCCCGCGATGGTGGCGGCGCTCTACGCCGACGACGCGTTCTACCTGGTGCCGGGCGACACCATCGCCCGCGGGCACCCGGAGATCCTGCGGCAGTTCACGTCGTTCCTGGATGGGTTCCGCCGCGAGGGGCGCCCCGGGCCGGAGGTGTCGTTCCAGATCGTGGACCGCCGCGTCGCGGGCGACCTGGCCACCGACATCGGCTACTACACGCTGAACGGCACCCGGGGGAAGTTCATCGTGGTGTGGAAGAAGGGCGCCGACGGCCGCTGGCGCATCCACGCCGACGGCTACAGCTTCGTCGACCCGCCGCGCCGGCCCGCCGCGCAGCCGCCCGCCGACACCGGCGCGCCGATGGCCCTCTCTCCCGCCGAGCTGGCGCGCTACGCGGGGACGTACCGCTCGGCCTCGCCCGCGATGGAGGTGCAGGTCGAGGCCGCGGGCGGCGTCCTGCGCCTCACCGCGCCGGGGATGCCGGCGTTCGAGATC encodes the following:
- a CDS encoding DUF4440 domain-containing protein, which codes for MQRRAVWLAALALVAAAPTAAQDPAAEFDRAYARFAEAYRRADPAMVAALYADDAFYLVPGDTIARGHPEILRQFTSFLDGFRREGRPGPEVSFQIVDRRVAGDLATDIGYYTLNGTRGKFIVVWKKGADGRWRIHADGYSFVDPPRRPAAQPPADTGAPMALSPAELARYAGTYRSASPAMEVQVEAAGGVLRLTAPGMPAFEIAPSGTRFRGAAADAPPNFRADFRVEGDRPVRLVVAPPGGQPITLERVP